Genomic DNA from Setaria italica strain Yugu1 chromosome V, Setaria_italica_v2.0, whole genome shotgun sequence:
GGGAATATGGTTTGAAACCATTTCAGAAATTGCATTCGTTGTTGTAGGTAGTACTAGTAGAATGCAGTAAGATTAAATTGGATGAAGCTGTGTTTTATATCGAATACAGTACATACTTGGCACCGAGGCTGAGGAGGGGATCGCACTTGCTCTTGGTCCTGTTCCACACCGTAACGTCGCAGCTGCAGACGCAGATGAGGTTGCAGGGAAACAGAGTTCGTTACATGACATACACCGGCCATGGCTGCCGCTAGCCCTACGGAAGCAATTTCAAAAGGGAAAGGGGAATCGACCAATTACCCTGCCTTGATGAGGTTGGACGCCATGGGCGAGCCCATGATCCCGAGCCCCAGGAACCCCACCTTCCCCTGGAACCCCACTCCCCCACCGCCTGCCAAAAACCGCCAAGCGCAACCCGATAAAAACAGTCCGCAGGAAACGATGCGCCCAAACGCGTGCCGCAGCAGAGAGGATAATTAGGAGCTGGGGGAAGGAATAAGCGCACCTTCCCCGGAGGATGAGGACGCCACCGCGCGGGAGGCGAGAAGGCGGCGGGGCAGCCGGCGCGAGGGAGGGAGcagcgcgggcgccgccgccctggcgCAGAggaacgccgccgcggccatggctGCTGCTCCGGGGCGTGTGGGATGTGACGAGAGGGGTAAGCCAGCCACGTGCGCCGGTCTCGGAGGGCGGCCGTTGGCGCTCTCTCTGGTGCCTGCTGCTCTCCGTCTCAGCCAGTCGGCCTCGGGGCATGCGCGGGTGGTGGGCCGAGCCTGCTCCCGTGCCGGGCCCTCTTCCGGCGTTGTCTGACGACGGCGGCTCAGCTTTTTCCTGGGCCGCGGTGATTATTCCATCCCCTCCTCGCGTGGCGTGTGGGGGCGTGGCGTACGTCGCGGCTGCATCACCCCGCTGCTCTCCTCGGCTCGTCGGATCCATCCCTTCCCTGGCTGACGATCCGATGATGGTGATGACACGAGAATACGAGATGGAGAGCATATGAGATGGAGATGGGATGAGATGAATCATCCCAACCCTATCATGTGGCCGACTGCACCTCCTGTCTGCTGGCTGCTCGTCTCCTCACTGGTGTGTACCGTGCCGACTGGTACGGGCATGTTCCGGCACCAGGAGTCCTGGAGGGAGGACAGCCCCACACAACGGCATGCCCTCCGGTGCACTGCACGGGCGTACGTGTCGGGCTGCAATATACGCGTATGCACACGCCTTTACTTGGAGCCGGGAGAAGTGAGGCTTAAGACAAATCATTGTGCCGATGCAAATCTGCGAGATGCCTGCATAAAGGTTTTTAGCGCTAGCTTTGCGAAGATGCTCACGACCCGTCCCTTTATTCCTCCCCCTTTCTACTACACACACTATACTCCACACAGCAAGCGCACCACATGGCGTTTTTATTCTTCGATCCCTGCACGCGCTGCAGGTTAATTTCTATATTATCTTCTTCTCGTGCTGCTAGAACACATGAACTGAGTCCACGACATCTTGGAAGCATTTGCTTATCCACCGGATACAGAGTCATTATGTAAAGAAAATCAACCATACACACTAACTATGATATTTCTCACAATGAAGAAAATGAACCATCATCTCATCAAAAACTAAATTAACGAAGATCATCACCATGATTGTACTGATGCGTACAGGACGACGTACCCTGTGCCTATTGCCGCGCACTGTGGGCCGCACAGGCAGGCGTCCTCCAACGCGAGAGGGAAGCGTaggacggtggtggtggtcacCTCCGTGAGTCAGCACATGAACATTTGCCCAGACTGCCACGCGCGCAAACTACTGGCTGGATCCACACCCTGAGCTTATCAGAGTGACGTTAGCGACGCTGGATGaaaatgttaaagtttaacacattcaTACATTAGTCCGTCCAAATGGGAGGAATAATCTCCAGCTCATCCAAAAAAGTGCAAAAAGCATTAGCTGGTGGGAAGAAATTAATGGATGCTAATGCCTTGTGAAAAGACAGAAAAGACAGAAAGAGGGAGTTGAGGAGATAAAAGGGGCAAAGGTGACGTTTCATGTACTGTAGCTCTATTCATTAGCTATGTCTCTAAATGAGAGTGCTAATGAATGAATGGAAGTGATAAACTTTaaatggactaaactttagcacttacAAATTTTAGCAATAGCACATTCAATCTATCCATTAGCTATGTCTCTAAATGAGAGTGCTAATGAATGAATGGAAGTGATATACTTagatggactaaactttagcacttacAAATTTTAGCAATAGCACATCAAAACAGACACTAGTACTACTCCAAGCAGTAGCTAGAGTAGTTAACTAATGGCAGTAGGAACTAAACGTACATGTTGGAAGAATACCCAACAATCATAGCTAGCTAATCCATCTCGCTCCGtataattattattattactacTTATCCAACCCCACACCACATGGCCTCCACCATTTATTCAGAGGAGTGCGTCGGAATTACCTTgtggcctctctctctctctctcgattcTGCTATTAGCGCCGCGACGCCAAATGGTTTCACGGATTAGCCACATACATAGGATGATCAACCTCAAGTTATGCTACCATTTTTCTTTCCAGACAAAAGAAAGTCGAGATCTGTCACGCCTTTTTTGGAAAGAATTCCAGGAAAACAAGTGCGAGGAAGATAGGCTCATAGATCCGCTGCGGCGTTGCCCGTTGTGCGGTGCGGGGCTACAAGACTACACGTGGAGTGGTATAccacaagaaaagaaagaaacggCCACACCGTACGTAGTGTAGCGGGGAACTACATCAATACCACTTCTACTGTATAAGCGGAGTCGTCGAAATGGCCGCAGATGCATATACCAAGACCATCTTCATCGGCCAAGGCATTTGACTCGCTGACTGATTGGAGTcaggtctttttttttcctagcaCAATTTAATATTTTTCCACTCCTATCAGTTGTCACTTTGAGCTGTTACACGAGTGGAACGAAATTTGAGCTGTTTTACACGCCATGGTCCGTCGTCGGACACTCAGGCAAAGCAAGCTGTGCTTCCTGAGATGACCGAACAAGGCGCGCGGAATAAGGTGACAATCCAATCCCGGCAGCAACGACAAGCGCAAGCGGACAAACGAATAATTTGCGCCTACCAGTGCACGGGAATCACGAATCAGGCGGGCTCAGCCGCTCAGGGCTCAGGCTGGGGTACAATTCGGAAGGCAGAAAACGATTTTAACACGCCAAGCGCCAACGGAGAAATTTAGAGGCGCCGTACAGCTAGAATCATTAGAAGATGGGGGCTTGCCCTAGAGTCTAGATAGAGTGGTACGTCAGATTTGGTCCGAAATCCAGTTTAAGCCGGAGATAAGCCACCACTGTGCCATACGGGCCCCAAAGTCCAGCCTCCCTGACATTACCGTTATGCCATGTGCGCTTAGCAATTCCAGCGTGAGCCCATACCCCAACCACTACCGCCATTAAACCCCTCCCCCATCCGCACCGCGCCTCCGAAATCTAATCACCCCGTTCGTTTTTACCGTACTGCCCCCCGGCTTCCGCCATCTAGAAATTGTACTACCACTAGCATCagtgcagcagccagcagctagCAGTGAAGTGAGCTAGCGAGTGACGtcgctttctctctctcctccggtCATCCCACACCACCGCTCCCCGACACACGTCCTATCCCCTCGCCACGCGCCCGAGGCCTCCCCTTCCTCACCCGGCCTCCACGTGGGGTCCCGACCGTCGCGGTCCCGCGCGTCAGCCTCCTCCAGCTCAGACGCACCCCCGGCCATCGGAAAGCGACCCGCAAATCCACCCATCCATTCCATCCGCCCACGCCACCCCGGGACGGacggagagagaagaggaggaggaagactgGAAGAGGGAGAAGGGAATTAAAAGGGAGTGGAGGGCGACCAAGAAATCTAGCCTAGCATTAGCTGGAAACCCGATCCGGGGCCGGGGGTGACGCCACCGACACGCGCGGCGCGGATGGGTTTGGATTTGGATGGATGCCTTGCCCAGCGAAGCAAAGCCAAATCGCACGCCCAAGCCCTCAGATCAGCACTAATTACCGCCAGCGAGTGGGATTAATTATTGCTAGAGTCCTGGTGCTGCCCTCGCTGACACTGTGGAGTGTGGCGTGGACTGGTAGTCCTCTGCTGTTTGCAGGGATGATTAGGCTCGGAATTGCAGAACTGAAGGGCTGAATTGAACTTGTATGGATGATGGATCTAGGCTAGCAGGCTGGGAAATTTTGGGCGAAGAACTGGCAAGAATTTAGTAGGGGAGAAGGTGAAATGGAAACCATATAGACTATACTCCAATAAATCATCCATCCACATACACTGTTGTCAAGAGAGaagcaagagaaagaaaaaaagaagttggggctgtttggatatgaggtgctaaactttaacagtgtcacatcggatgttcggatgctaattaggaggactaaatatgagctaattataaaactaattgcagaaccttgtgctaattcgcgagacgaatctattaagcctaattaatccatcattagcaaatggttactgtagcaccacattgtcaaatcNNNNNNNNNNNNNNNNNNNNNNNNNNNNNNNNNNNNNNNNNNNNNNNNNNNNNNNNNNNNNNNNNNNNNNNNNNNNNNNNNNNNNNNNNNNNNNNNNNNNACTCTCTACCCCCGCCCAAAACCCCGGGCCCGAAATCCCATCAAAACGACCAAATCCAGATCTTGATGCGGACCTTACACTTTGCGTCCGTCGGCGTCATCTTCCCGCCGCcggaggacgaggaagaggatgtaGACGCCCGGATGACGGACCGCGggggccgcccgcgcccgcggctgcggacgggcgccggcgcggcggcgacgacgacggtcgGCTCCGCGtccggcgagggcgcgggcgccggcggcggggtgggcttGGCGACCCCGGCGGAGAACCCCGAGCAGAGGACGCGGACGTTGATGCGCTTCGACTTGAACCGCCCGATCTGGAACCCCACCTTGGCGTCCATCTCCGCGGACATGGCGTGGGACTTCTTGGATctgagcgccgccgcctgcacggGGTCGATGGtggccgcggaggcggaggcggcgccgcgggaTGACGGTGGTGTTGCCCGCCGGGTGGAGGAACCCCGGGACCACGCCGGCGCCCACGTCCGCGCCGTCCGCGGAGAAGGACGTCGCGATGTCGCCGTACGCGAACGCGATCTTGTCGTTGGGGTTGCGCGCCGTCACCGTGAAGTCGATGCGGGAGGTCAGCGCGTCCGAGTCCGACACGTTCAGCGCCGCCAGCCGCAGCGAGGTCACCGCGAAGCTCGGCGGCTGCGGGCGGTATACCACGTAGAACACCCCCGCCGCGATGGCGCCCAGGAACACCAGACCCACCAGCACCAGCGTCAGCCACAGGCAGCACGCGCAGCACCAACCGCGCGCGCTCCGCcgggggcgccgcggcggggggcggGACTGCGCGGGCTTCGGGCGGTACATCGGCGGAGGAGGCACGCGGCCGCCGGGCAGcatggacggcggcgcgggccgcgggggcccgccggcgccgccgccgttcgcggTGCCGTTGGTGGCGCGCACGGGGACCGACTTGGAGGCCCCCGCGTACGCCCGGTCGCCCATTGCTTCAGCCTCTCGGCTACGCTTCTTGGCTGCTTGGGGAAGGGATGGAGATGAAGCACAAGTCCAGAAAGGGGATGAGGAGGAGCAAAGGAGCTGCTAGCTAGGACTGAGGTGGAAAACgcggagaagaggaggagcgtAATAACTGGGGCCATTATATATGCGCTGTATATATTTCTGTGTGCGtctctccttttctctttccttttcttttctttcaccCATCCCCAGCTGATGCTACGGTCACCCTGGATTTCGGCTTCCTCAGCGATGAGCGAGGAGGGCAAGGCTTTCTGGTCTTTCTTTGGGTGGGGTTTTTTTTTCCGGCTTTGTCTCGAGAGCGTAGACGAGATTAACATTGTGGGTTTACTGTGGTGCATATGCTAGCGTTTGTCGCAAAGTTTTAAAATATGTTGTGagatttgttttggtttttttgaCGGTGGTATAAAGATCAGTAAAGTGGTAACTTTACATAACTATATTATATTTAATGATAATGTCAAGTGTACGTGCAAAGGGTATTTCTAAAGCGACAAAATAAGTAAATAAAGGAATACTTTGTGGACACTTTGTGCTGAAGCTGCCGGCATACTTTTTATTTAAAACCAATAAATACAAAAGGAGATCTAGAGACTGCGTGAGGTCTAATAGAAAGGCGTTGGGCGTTAAGGATGTAATGACGATAAAAAAGATAGCACAACGATCCAACCATGATTGACCTCGAAATACCTTATAGTAAAGAAAAACACGACATCCTTTTGTTATGCATTGGTCGTAATTAGACTTTTCAAGAACTTCTAATAAAATGTTGCGGAAATTTAATGGTCTTTCTTTGTTGGTTTTCATGTTTTTCCTTTGTTTTCCAGAGTGCAGCGATAAAAAATGTTTGATCTTATTTGAGTTTATTATAACACTAGAGGTGTATATGCCATGTTTAGGTTTCTCACAAAGTTCTATAAATATTTTATAAGATTTGTGTTGGATTTCGATCGTGTATTAAAAATTAGTAGAGTAATGGTATCGTATTTAAATAAGAGATACtttatggattttttttatcatagtTCAGGATACGCAACAGATATAGAAAGAGATACACCGAGTCTTAGGGATGTGGTGACAATATAAGGGATAATAAAGTGGCACTCATTCCCTATCgttctataaaaaaaattggtgtTTTATACAGAAGCAGTTGTCGTTATAGCACCGTGGGTAAAGTGATGTTTCTTGAGCAATGTATCATTAACGCGAATAATATGTCCTTTATTTAAGATAAAGGATACAGTAAAATGCAAAAGACTTCGTAGTCTTAACCTCATAATCATTGAGACGAGGGTAAACCAGAGAGGTACCGATGTAACGATCATCAAGAGGACTAAAAAGTGACGTGCAAATCTCTCCACCATTCCAGTAAAGCCAAATATCATAAAGCCAAATAataatatattattatgcaaCATGATTTGCACCTTTTCTTCTAACGAGTGTAAACATGATCTCAGTCTTCGCACGAACCATCCCAggatgaaaaaaagagagaaaagtaaCCTAGGATGTACATctgaggggtgtttggttcatgGAAGTTTAATCtttatcacatcaaatgtttaggtattaaatagaaggactaaacatgagctaattataaaaccaattgcacagatggagcctaattagtccatcatttgataatgtgatgctccagtaaatatgtgctaatcatgaattaattagacttaaaaTTAATCTCTAAtgtaattgattttataattagtctatatttaatacttctaattactaAACAATTCAATGCGATAGAGACTAAATTTTTAGAGACTAAATTTTTAGTGTAACCAGACATCATTACCCTTTCACATCACTCGAAAAACCAAACACTTTTGTCGCCCTAGCGGCTCATGACACCGCCCCTTTCAACTCATGAAACTTACCCAAAAGGTTCCAGTTATTGTTGCTACGTGTCGAGCACAGCCGCACAGAGTAGCAGTACTCCACTGTTCACATGTTTAGCTGTGATTTGGCACCGCCATTAAAAAGTGCCAGGCCATTAAAACCAAAGCCGGTACAGCCGTATCTAAACGACGCGAGTACCTACCAGTACGACCAATCAGTTGTTACGTGATGGGGTGGGGTAAGTATATATTCTCTACCACCGCTACCTTGTACGTATGTGCGCTGCTCGGCTCATGAATACGCGCGCGCCGCATGATTTGGGACGACGATGGCCGGCCGGTGGGCCCCACTCGGGTCTCGACAGCGGCGCCGACCGGGCCCACCGTTCAGGTATGTACGCGCGTGGTATGCTATACGGTGCCTGTGGTGGGCTGGCATCCGCTCCGGCGCGTACGTACGTGTACAGGCAGCCAGCTGGGTTTATACGGGTGCGGTCGAGTAGCGCGGGCCGGGGCGCCTACGGTGGCCGGTGGGTACAGCGGCCGCCGCACATGGAGACGGGAacgggagggaccccgtcggCGGCGCGCATGTGCGtgcgcggcggagggcggcgatgGGCGCCGGGATTCCGGATTCgtacgcggcggcggcacaagGTGGTGGCGACAGGCGAGGGGGTTTTGGGGTCGCAACGGATAATAGGCGAGACGGGTTGGTTGGCAACTGCGTGTCTGCGTATCAGCGTGTGTGGAGGGAGTTAAGCACCGAGGGATTATGGGTTTTCGTTGTCTGATTAGGACGCTCAGGCTCAGCTCGCCCCTGCCGTGTAATAACTCTGAGGCCTACCCTGTGCCTGGCAGCCTGGGTCGCCTCGAGAGTGTGCGCTGCACGTAGGTGTACGTACCTAGTTAACCGCGGGCCCGGAAGggtatctttttcctttcttctttgaTGGAACACACCAGTAGAGAATACAGAGAGGGGCCCAGCTATGCGAATCAAGATTGATGTGATACCATATATTTGCCAGTTTGCAAATAGCGAAATGTTTACCTAACGAATGTGGAGAAGATGTAATGATCTCCTTGTTTGCGAATAAAAGACGGTGATCTTCTTTTGGCTTCCATATAAACAAATAGAATGGGAACACAAGCCtcaaatgcattttttttttgcagctacAATGAAATTACACCTCATTTTCTTTCCAAATGCCAAAGTACCAGATCAATGTGGCTCCTAGTGATAATTTTCTTTACGCATAACATAAACCTAAAAGCATCGTCTAGGTGGCACAAGGGGGAGCTCAACAGAGAGGAAAAACAAATCTAGTTGGGATGACCGATGACAATTACTTGCTGCCATGACCCATGAAGGTacttttttaaaattaaatatCCATTATTGTATCCCAATACCACCTGATAATTTACCACGCTGATACCATACTAAACCGGTAATGGTCAGTGCTGGGCACTGCTTATAGAGTTGTTGCTCAAGAGTAGAAATTACACTATGCTCAACAACAACTTTATGCTTAGATGGGAAATGGCAGCGCCAAAGATGGCAGTCATCCTTGCAACTGCAGTCATCCACAGGTGCCAGCAACATAGGAGCAGAAAGGTGGAGAGCATGGCTTGAGGGGACTTGGGTAGTGGCTGCACATCCCAAATCCTGGCAACAGATGGTTCTACAACTGCCGCGCAAACATGCACCCTAAGATCAAGtgttcaacatcttcatcatATCCTCTGAATGGCATCACAATTGGTGGCTACGAATTTCTTTGTCAGAAATGTACAGATTTAGTAACTAGTTATGTGGTGCATAATTAGCCTTTGTCGATCGTTTTTTATTCTTCTATATCTCTCGATCGTTCTATCTAATTTGAACTGTCAGTAAAGTTTTGTGATATTGTGATAACGAACAAAGGCTTAGTGCATGTCCATGATGCATAAGTTgaaactattttcattttctaaaaattctgGTTCACCATCGTCTTAGATAGCCATTCtagacaacatttttcataGCTATTCTTAATAGTCAAGAGCCTCAGCTCGATTCTAATAATACCATGGACATTCCGTAAACATTGGAGTGATAGTGCCTTATAATCAGAGCGTATATTAGAAGCCCCATGAGCCTCACTTGCATGGTTGTGCAGTGTACGTAGTATAGTGATACTTGAGTACACACCAATTTTGTTGCATTGACAGTT
This window encodes:
- the LOC101777597 gene encoding LOW QUALITY PROTEIN: NDR1/HIN1-like protein 13 (The sequence of the model RefSeq protein was modified relative to this genomic sequence to represent the inferred CDS: inserted 2 bases in 1 codon), coding for MGDRAYAGASKSVPVRATNGTANGGGAGGPPRPAPPSMLPGGRVPPPPMYRPKPAQSRPPPRRPRRSARGWCCACCLWLTLVLVGLVFLGAIAAGVFYVVYRPQPPSFAVTSLRLAALNVSDSDALTSRIDFTVTARNPNDKIAFAYGDIATSFSADGADVGAGVVPGFLHPAGNTTVIXRGAASASAATIDPVQAAALRSKKSHAMSAEMDAKVGFQIGRFKSKRINVRVLCSGFSAGVAKPTPPPAPAPSPDAEPTVVVAAAPAPVRSRGRGRPPRSVIRASTSSSSSSGGGKMTPTDAKCKVRIKIWIWSF